In Chitinophaga nivalis, a single genomic region encodes these proteins:
- a CDS encoding DUF3472 domain-containing protein, which yields MKKFPLILLALALTGACAKFNNSELKNPGDDTGAQKAAALLAVTDTVTLYSNGYVYPKDQSNGYGSISSSGLGAWTDSSGFTRVFFNALSTGSITVKLRVKAPGGANTLRIRLDSSGTATNVVVNQTNSYVTLNAGTFNITTTGYHCLEIKAATKNGTYLPDIQSAVITSSIGLKYNRSQYRGAPATHLSYPVPPNTAVAWFYNEIYVPAGADPLYAYYMTNGFWDGYFGIQVNSPTERRVLFSIWSNYNTNDPNEIPADYAVTLVKKGANVTHNAFGNEGSGGQSYLKFPWITGNTYKLLVHAEASGTHTIFTGYFYAPETGSWKLIAQWDKSKTNGQLLGGLYSFVENYSDNGNNFFKARYGNQWVCTTAGTWIELTKASFTTTANETSHQRYDLGAGLENNFFYMFSGGFRQVGNSVGQTYDRTATGTPPAINFNQLPNN from the coding sequence ATGAAAAAATTTCCCCTGATTTTGCTGGCCCTGGCTTTGACAGGCGCCTGTGCAAAATTCAACAACAGTGAACTGAAAAATCCGGGTGATGATACCGGTGCACAGAAAGCAGCAGCTCTGCTGGCCGTTACAGATACGGTGACACTCTACAGCAACGGGTATGTATACCCCAAAGATCAAAGCAATGGTTATGGCAGCATCTCTTCATCGGGGTTAGGCGCCTGGACCGATTCCAGCGGATTTACGCGCGTGTTTTTCAATGCCTTGTCCACTGGCAGCATTACGGTGAAACTGCGCGTTAAAGCTCCCGGAGGCGCCAATACGTTGAGAATACGACTCGATAGCAGCGGCACGGCTACCAACGTAGTCGTGAACCAGACCAACAGCTACGTTACCCTCAACGCCGGTACGTTCAACATTACCACTACCGGTTATCACTGCCTGGAAATTAAGGCCGCCACGAAAAACGGCACTTATCTGCCGGATATACAGTCGGCGGTCATCACCAGCAGCATTGGTCTTAAATACAACCGCAGTCAATATCGCGGTGCACCGGCTACACATCTGTCGTACCCCGTGCCACCGAATACCGCGGTAGCCTGGTTCTATAATGAAATATATGTACCTGCCGGCGCCGATCCATTGTACGCCTATTACATGACCAATGGTTTCTGGGATGGTTATTTCGGGATTCAGGTAAACAGTCCTACCGAAAGGCGCGTATTGTTTTCTATCTGGAGTAACTACAATACCAACGACCCCAATGAAATACCCGCCGACTACGCCGTAACACTGGTGAAGAAAGGCGCCAATGTTACACACAACGCTTTCGGTAATGAAGGCTCCGGCGGACAAAGCTACCTGAAATTCCCCTGGATCACCGGCAACACGTATAAGTTGCTGGTACATGCGGAAGCATCAGGCACGCACACCATTTTTACCGGCTACTTCTATGCGCCGGAAACGGGTTCCTGGAAACTCATTGCCCAATGGGATAAATCCAAAACGAACGGACAGCTGCTCGGCGGCCTCTATTCTTTTGTGGAAAACTATTCCGATAACGGCAACAATTTCTTCAAAGCCCGTTACGGCAATCAATGGGTTTGCACTACTGCCGGTACCTGGATAGAACTGACGAAGGCATCTTTCACCACCACCGCCAATGAGACGTCACACCAACGGTATGACCTCGGCGCAGGCCTGGAGAATAATTTCTTCTATATGTTCAGCGGTGGCTTCCGGCAGGTAGGCAACAGCGTAGGCCAGACCTACGACCGTACCGCGACGGGTACGCCGCCTGCAATCAATTTTAATCAGCTTCCGAATAATTAA
- a CDS encoding NYN domain-containing protein produces MNKVVILIDGQNLYYNLKDISLKENNIKWDLLFSHLIEPDDKLVRTYWFRPAKILDTYYTSVNIRNTIVWKLHRTHTNNYQSGAHSSIPKQVLDDIEDKSRDIEKWLADEKQRFNSLEFQYDKLCLEFGGIEFVKTGVVKVNPYNKSYSGEKGVDISLAVKMIALSVEKKCDKIILVSGDYDYAEAIRYVKNNMTQVHIVKMHKGNPPKSKSVSRDLIVLADKVIDLYETDIHEKFLKGC; encoded by the coding sequence ATGAATAAAGTTGTTATATTAATCGATGGACAAAACCTTTATTACAATCTAAAAGACATTAGTTTAAAAGAAAATAATATTAAATGGGACTTATTATTCTCTCATTTGATTGAGCCTGATGATAAACTAGTGAGAACCTATTGGTTCAGACCTGCCAAAATACTAGACACTTATTATACTTCAGTTAATATAAGAAATACTATTGTCTGGAAACTCCATAGAACACATACTAACAATTACCAAAGTGGGGCTCACTCCTCTATACCCAAACAAGTACTAGATGACATAGAAGATAAATCAAGGGACATAGAAAAATGGCTAGCTGATGAAAAGCAACGTTTCAATTCATTAGAATTTCAATATGATAAACTATGTCTTGAGTTTGGTGGAATTGAGTTTGTTAAAACAGGCGTTGTTAAAGTAAATCCATATAATAAAAGCTATTCGGGAGAAAAAGGTGTTGATATCTCCTTAGCTGTCAAAATGATTGCATTAAGTGTTGAAAAGAAATGTGATAAAATTATTCTGGTTAGTGGTGATTATGACTATGCAGAAGCCATAAGATACGTTAAGAATAATATGACACAGGTACATATCGTAAAAATGCATAAAGGCAACCCTCCAAAAAGCAAAAGCGTTTCACGGGATCTTATAGTATTGGCAGACAAAGTCATTGATCTTTATGAAACTGATATACATGAGAAATTCCTTAAGGGTTGTTAA